The genomic window TGCGCGGTGGGGCATTCCCTTGTTGAAGTGCTCAGCCTTCCGAGAATGTCGAGGGCCCTACCGTTGGTGTTCACTTGAAACCCAGCGATTAACTGCATTGTCGTCGACTGTGTGGCACTGGGCGCTACTCCTGCACCCCACTTGCCATGGAGAAAAAACACTCATCTTCTCTTCGTTCGATCACGCGCCTGTGAGCCAGcacgctctcgctctctctctctccctccctccctccgtttCTCTGTACACTTGTCCCTGCATGCGTATTGCTCGGTATCGATTCACTGCTGAGGAAAAACGTAGGAAGCGCCtccattccccccccctccccctctctctcctgcctttcctctctacTCCACTGAAGACACGCGAATTGCAGGGAAGGAGGTTGAGTTTTGCCGCACATTCTGTGGCGCACTAAGCACATTTGGTGATCTCTCTACCATAACTGACGTGCCATCACCCAACAGACAATGCAACGCTACAGCCGTGTGTGGAaaagcgctgctgaagccgctTTCCGGCCACACTTACACCGAGAAGATTGCCGCATATGTGCTGCCGCAACGTCAGCGCAGAAGGACACAAAACATGTCGACTCTGTAACCTTGAGCTGCGCCATTGACCTCggggacggcgctgcgtcagcgACTTCTGGCTCCTGCACGTCAAGCCACCAAGatgcctcttcctttctcaGCAACATGACTTCGTCGGTGTTTGAGCTACGGCGCGCTGCGCTCTTAGAATGGCAGAAGCGATTTTTCGAGCCGGAGCGGAAAGAGGGCGTGTCTGGCGTGGAGAGCCTCTTTCGGGGGGAAAGGCCAGATGTTCTCAACAACAGCGCCGACTTCGACGCCGTATACGAGGCCTACTTGCGTTGTGAAGATGTCACAGTGCAAGaagccctcttctctcgtctGGTGGATTGGGTAGACGCTCAATGCAGCCAGCCTGTGGAGCAATCTAGTgtgacgccgacgccgaccCCCGCTGCGGTGACCACCtcgactgctgcggtggaggagcagcagtggggCGGTGTTCGCATCCCGCAGTGCTTAGTGGCCCCTCGTGTGGACGCAACCCTGGCGCCGATGACGCCAAAGGTGACTGCACCTCTCATTGGCGTAGAGACCGGCAATGTGCACGCTGCGAATGACTTCGAGACGTACGTGCGGCGGCGTTTCTCGGAGCATCTCCCGTGCATCACCAAGCAACTGAACTTTCAAGAAGCActgctggcggtgcagaCGGTGCTGAATTCGCAAAACATTCGATTCTTCCTCGCCTGTGGCACAGCGCTGGGTGCGCGGCGTGACGGTTGCTTCATCCCTTATGACGAGGACATCGACCTTGGCATCCTCTACACCGATATCGTGGCGCCCCTAGCAAATGGCGATGCTCTGCCGATGCCCGACTTCTCTTCCCACTCTGCCGCCCAACCTGGGTTGAgctgcgcgcagctgcgggtgTATCGACTCCTTCACGCGCTGTCATTAACGCGCGCATTCGTTGTCTTTGACATTTGCGGCGCCGTTGAAAAGGGGCTGGAGCTGCGCATTTTGCACATGGCCACCAGCACTCGCATTGACATCAATCTCTACTACCCACCTCTGTGCACCACTACCTGCAGCGGAACCGATGATGCCAGCGATGACTCGCTAGTGCGGAAACTGGGGGCCTTTGTGTGGGCCTCCTCGTTTTACGAGGCAGCTGACGCGCGCAAGCACCACATGTATCGCTATCGCCACAAACCCTTCGCCacagagctggaggagctttCATTCTGTGCCAAGACAACATCCTTGGGCAGTGGGTTTTTGGTGCCCCCAGAGCGCTATCTCGTCGAGAACTACGGTGAGGATTGGCGGACACCGAAGCAGTACTCGTACACGGAGGGCCTTGCAGGCGAGTTCAAGAATATCCTGAAGGAATAGCCTCGCCCGGTGAATGTTGTGCCGCGGTACACCACCTTCTGTACTCACTTCCTTAGACGAAGTGTGGCTCTTGTGGTGGGTGCGTGTTGATGTGCCTCTTGCAGAGTGAGTTGACGCTGGCGTTTTTCTTTGGTTTGCGCCATCGAATGCCCGATTTCTCAGACGATTGTTACAGCCCTCCGACCTGtgttcctccttttcttcgctgcttcCTGCCTCGACGCATCCACAATGCAGTGGTGCGGAATGAAAAATCAAACAAAGCGAACAACAATACCACTATACAGGCGCCGAGACAAACactcctctgtgtgtgcgttcttgcctgtgtgtttctgtgtaggagggagggaggggtgagggaggctGGTCCAGCAAAGTGTGGGCGCAGAAAAGCAGACATTTGGCATGCGCTTGCGGGCTCTTGTGCTGAGTTGTCACACGCACCCCAGCTGTCCTCTCCA from Leishmania panamensis strain MHOM/PA/94/PSC-1 chromosome 32 sequence includes these protein-coding regions:
- a CDS encoding hypothetical protein (TriTrypDB/GeneDB-style sysID: LpmP.32.1430) codes for the protein MQRYSRVWKSAAEAAFRPHLHREDCRICAAATSAQKDTKHVDSVTLSCAIDLGDGAASATSGSCTSSHQDASSFLSNMTSSVFELRRAALLEWQKRFFEPERKEGVSGVESLFRGERPDVLNNSADFDAVYEAYLRCEDVTVQEALFSRLVDWVDAQCSQPVEQSSVTPTPTPAAVTTSTAAVEEQQWGGVRIPQCLVAPRVDATLAPMTPKVTAPLIGVETGNVHAANDFETYVRRRFSEHLPCITKQLNFQEALLAVQTVLNSQNIRFFLACGTALGARRDGCFIPYDEDIDLGILYTDIVAPLANGDALPMPDFSSHSAAQPGLSCAQLRVYRLLHALSLTRAFVVFDICGAVEKGLELRILHMATSTRIDINLYYPPLCTTTCSGTDDASDDSLVRKLGAFVWASSFYEAADARKHHMYRYRHKPFATELEELSFCAKTTSLGSGFLVPPERYLVENYGEDWRTPKQYSYTEGLAGEFKNILKE